In the genome of Leptospira inadai serovar Lyme str. 10, one region contains:
- a CDS encoding DUF1569 domain-containing protein translates to MEPRVNRKDFLKTAARFAMTTGSLSTLPIIIQSCSDSPKGITDRDLRFSNFEEADREIEKLSKVRKIVQYGDWSPFQILVHCAESIEYSIKGFPENKSALFQSTIGKMAFTVFSIRGKMSHDLNAQIPGAPELPKTGTLEDGILALRKSFEAFINHKTDFAPHFAYGKLSKQEYELAHAIHIANHLSFLKFPD, encoded by the coding sequence ATGGAACCTAGAGTCAATAGAAAAGATTTTTTGAAAACTGCGGCTCGTTTTGCGATGACGACGGGATCTTTATCGACTTTACCGATTATCATTCAATCTTGTTCCGATTCTCCGAAAGGAATTACGGATCGGGATCTTCGATTTTCAAACTTCGAAGAAGCGGATCGCGAAATTGAGAAGTTAAGTAAGGTTAGGAAAATCGTACAGTACGGGGACTGGAGCCCGTTTCAAATTCTCGTCCACTGCGCCGAAAGTATCGAATATTCCATCAAGGGTTTTCCTGAAAACAAATCCGCGCTTTTTCAATCTACGATCGGCAAGATGGCGTTTACGGTATTTTCAATAAGAGGCAAGATGTCTCATGATTTAAACGCGCAAATTCCCGGAGCGCCCGAGTTGCCTAAAACCGGAACCCTCGAGGATGGAATCCTTGCATTAAGAAAATCTTTTGAAGCATTCATCAATCATAAAACCGATTTTGCTCCTCACTTTGCTTACGGGAAATTGAGTAAGCAGGAATACGAATTAGCTCATGCAATACATATAGCTAATCATCTAAGCTTTTTAAAATTTCCCGATTGA
- a CDS encoding flagellar protein FlgN: MTLQKEEWLERIYSLFQEEIRLYSEILELEIEKTAAVTKADGKSLEKIAKNTYELIVHASELERVRMSAMEEVHQSGCINSVQDIIPMTLTDFLNKLDRESGHKLKHLGTQLKDTVHKLKERIKANDRLIRTRQEFLQVTIEAMRENVKSGEVSTYEDDSPVTLRTPRKRSSVLVNASA; this comes from the coding sequence ATGACGTTACAAAAAGAGGAATGGTTGGAACGGATTTACTCCTTATTTCAGGAAGAGATTCGCCTATACTCCGAAATCCTGGAGTTAGAAATAGAAAAGACTGCGGCAGTGACGAAAGCCGACGGGAAGTCGCTTGAAAAGATCGCGAAGAATACGTACGAGCTGATCGTCCACGCGAGCGAGCTGGAGAGAGTTCGAATGAGCGCGATGGAAGAGGTGCATCAATCCGGTTGTATTAATTCCGTTCAAGATATTATCCCGATGACCCTAACCGATTTCCTTAATAAACTCGATCGCGAATCAGGTCATAAATTAAAGCATTTAGGCACACAATTAAAAGATACCGTACATAAATTGAAGGAACGAATTAAGGCCAACGATCGCTTAATCCGTACTCGACAGGAATTCCTACAAGTTACGATCGAAGCGATGAGAGAAAACGTAAAAAGCGGCGAAGTGTCCACCTACGAAGACGATAGCCCCGTTACTTTAAGAACTCCGCGCAAACGTTCTTCGGTTTTAGTAAACGCCTCCGCATAA
- the csrA gene encoding carbon storage regulator CsrA, whose translation MLVLARRTNESIIIGDDIEIVIVDIKGDQVKIGVKAPKEVSVHRAEVYREIQAENRKAAGTKIKPEELGKIGNILKKGDANKKDRS comes from the coding sequence GTGCTCGTACTTGCTAGAAGAACTAATGAATCGATCATTATCGGCGATGACATAGAAATCGTAATCGTGGATATTAAGGGAGATCAGGTTAAGATCGGAGTAAAAGCTCCGAAAGAAGTTTCCGTACATAGAGCGGAAGTCTACCGCGAGATCCAGGCCGAAAATAGAAAAGCGGCCGGTACTAAAATCAAGCCTGAGGAATTAGGAAAAATTGGAAACATCCTTAAGAAAGGTGACGCCAATAAAAAAGATCGCTCTTAA
- a CDS encoding SHOCT domain-containing protein: MTPIKKIALKAFLLIFCVGVGCLSNQKKGMASVSDSIVFFYIHKSPETPLFLEPETWLPIASSILNGVHFDEDEKTEFNRRWQNLFKYIGISDSLVGTKELVRLFSEDEVRKLADMLYKAEQEIPDGTPKGYQVILKREDPIRPGLRIRRTIFYIHNNANCLVLDFGEIGQVVDFQTTYTLRDWILYPIQEPVTSSKNEVFLSEIRPAGLEYASTSAMNQKNQNRICVRPLFWIAKLPDGGTPANPQKTTKGAQERLKVLKELLEKRLITREEYERKKAEILKDL, encoded by the coding sequence GTGACGCCAATAAAAAAGATCGCTCTTAAAGCCTTCCTATTGATTTTCTGCGTCGGAGTCGGTTGTCTCTCCAACCAAAAAAAGGGGATGGCATCCGTATCGGATTCAATCGTTTTCTTCTATATTCATAAAAGTCCCGAAACGCCGCTATTTCTCGAACCTGAAACTTGGTTACCGATCGCGTCTTCCATACTCAATGGAGTCCATTTCGATGAAGATGAAAAGACGGAATTTAATCGCCGTTGGCAAAATTTGTTTAAATATATCGGGATTTCCGATTCGTTAGTCGGAACGAAAGAGCTAGTTCGGTTATTTTCGGAAGATGAAGTAAGAAAGTTAGCGGACATGCTGTACAAGGCCGAGCAGGAGATACCGGACGGCACACCGAAAGGGTATCAAGTTATTTTGAAGAGAGAAGATCCGATCCGGCCAGGCTTAAGGATTCGAAGAACGATTTTCTACATTCATAATAATGCGAACTGTTTAGTCTTAGATTTCGGAGAAATCGGTCAGGTCGTCGATTTTCAAACTACATATACTCTCCGGGATTGGATTCTATATCCGATCCAAGAACCGGTAACCTCGTCCAAAAACGAAGTCTTCCTTTCCGAGATACGCCCCGCCGGTCTTGAATACGCAAGCACCTCAGCTATGAATCAAAAGAATCAAAATCGAATCTGCGTTCGTCCCCTATTTTGGATCGCAAAACTACCGGATGGCGGAACTCCCGCAAACCCGCAAAAAACGACGAAAGGCGCACAAGAACGCTTAAAAGTTTTAAAAGAATTATTGGAAAAGCGCCTAATTACTCGAGAAGAATACGAGCGTAAGAAGGCTGAAATTTTAAAGGATTTGTGA
- the flgK gene encoding flagellar hook-associated protein FlgK, translating to MGSTFSGLEIGKRGLTAHQQALQTTGHNISNADNKHYSRQRVVMQATDPLYEPSLNRANLPGQIGQGVEIASIERVRDNFIDDRIIETSGVKDYWAAKNEYLYQTETIFNEPNGTTLRTLMDKFWSSWEELSNYPEDNAHRSVVLEKAQGLGSRMEDVYRKLTQLRDQSNREIESHALHLNVIAENIRTLNERISKSEALGDRPNDLYDKRDSLLQELSGLTDITIGRSDEDELMVFIGQQILVQGGKASKIDVLGNPSKDGLLDLYWQTTGDSVLLRKGRLQGLVEVRDKVLREKIDQVDALAVNVMDVINEIHKDGFGINGNTNQNFFDIRSLSLNTFGEYDSDGDGQNDITAVFRATGKNTLDPDRPIGIGGTLTFHRPDEKETQVLIPYSANDTLNGIIKRINASKVGVVAYMNHDNQLALKATVAEDSPKKNFILRHLEDSGDLLVGLTGILMASGPTGAYDYKRLGEITKLQSKPEDITLSPHFHPSSHFRINEQIANNVANIAAARGKDVGGTGDYNSASGHKDGRNALLVASALRNNPVMVDYSKTTDDFYNSLISKLGTEAREAKQEWGIQTDLMTELENMRQSVMGVSLDEEMANMVQFQHSYNASAKMINTMNEILDTIINRLGA from the coding sequence ATGGGATCAACATTCTCCGGACTCGAAATCGGTAAAAGAGGTTTAACCGCCCACCAACAAGCCCTGCAAACCACGGGGCATAATATTTCTAACGCCGACAATAAGCACTATTCTCGTCAAAGAGTGGTAATGCAGGCGACGGATCCCTTGTATGAACCTTCTTTAAATAGAGCCAATCTTCCGGGTCAGATCGGACAGGGTGTCGAGATTGCCTCTATCGAGAGAGTAAGAGATAACTTTATCGACGATCGAATCATAGAAACCTCGGGCGTAAAAGATTATTGGGCGGCTAAAAACGAATATCTTTATCAAACTGAAACGATCTTTAACGAACCGAACGGAACGACTCTCCGTACCTTAATGGATAAATTCTGGTCTTCATGGGAAGAATTATCCAATTATCCGGAAGACAACGCCCATCGATCCGTCGTTCTCGAAAAGGCCCAAGGACTCGGAAGCCGAATGGAGGACGTCTATCGTAAGCTCACCCAGCTGCGGGACCAATCCAATCGTGAAATCGAATCGCATGCTTTGCACCTGAACGTAATCGCGGAAAATATTCGTACGCTAAATGAAAGAATCTCGAAATCGGAAGCGTTAGGAGATCGACCTAACGATCTCTATGACAAACGAGATTCGTTATTACAGGAATTATCCGGATTAACCGACATCACCATCGGCAGAAGCGACGAGGATGAATTGATGGTCTTTATCGGCCAACAAATTCTAGTCCAAGGCGGAAAAGCGAGTAAGATAGACGTTCTAGGCAATCCTTCAAAAGACGGTTTGCTCGATCTATATTGGCAAACAACCGGAGATTCCGTGCTTCTTCGGAAAGGTCGCCTGCAAGGACTGGTAGAAGTGCGAGATAAAGTCCTAAGAGAAAAAATCGACCAAGTAGACGCACTTGCAGTTAACGTAATGGACGTCATCAACGAGATCCATAAGGACGGATTCGGTATTAACGGAAACACGAATCAGAATTTCTTCGATATTCGATCCTTGTCTCTGAATACGTTCGGAGAATACGATTCCGACGGTGACGGCCAAAATGATATCACCGCAGTCTTTAGAGCCACCGGAAAGAACACGCTCGATCCGGATAGACCGATCGGAATCGGAGGAACTCTTACCTTCCATCGTCCCGATGAGAAAGAAACACAAGTATTGATTCCTTACTCGGCAAACGACACCTTAAACGGTATTATTAAGAGAATAAATGCTTCGAAAGTCGGAGTCGTCGCCTACATGAACCATGACAACCAACTCGCTCTTAAAGCGACGGTTGCCGAAGATTCCCCCAAAAAGAATTTTATTCTCCGCCATTTGGAAGATTCGGGCGATTTGTTGGTGGGATTAACCGGGATACTTATGGCGTCAGGGCCGACGGGAGCTTATGACTATAAACGATTGGGGGAAATAACGAAACTTCAATCGAAACCGGAAGACATCACTCTCTCTCCGCACTTTCATCCTTCTTCTCATTTTAGAATCAACGAGCAAATCGCCAATAATGTGGCCAATATCGCCGCTGCTCGAGGAAAAGATGTGGGAGGAACCGGGGACTATAATTCCGCCAGCGGGCATAAGGACGGACGCAACGCATTATTGGTAGCCTCCGCACTAAGAAATAATCCCGTCATGGTGGACTATTCCAAGACCACGGATGATTTTTATAACTCACTCATATCAAAGTTAGGCACCGAAGCGAGGGAAGCGAAACAGGAATGGGGAATTCAAACGGACTTAATGACGGAACTCGAAAACATGAGGCAATCGGTCATGGGAGTCAGTCTCGATGAAGAGATGGCTAATATGGTTCAATTCCAGCATTCCTATAATGCTTCCGCTAAGATGATCAACACCATGAATGAAATTCTGGATACGATCATCAATCGATTAGGCGCATAA
- a CDS encoding TRL-like family protein: MRRLMSLSAGLMFLSSCLYTNIKSPGWYYSQSYTDVRGMEPIGHLTGTSCGTSWLWLVYTGDESYESAVQNAVKDKADVLFDVQTDYSYKSFVFGLYFEKCTRVSGIGVKLPQRLLKKE; encoded by the coding sequence ATGAGAAGATTAATGTCGCTTAGCGCCGGTCTTATGTTCCTTTCATCTTGTTTATATACGAATATTAAATCTCCTGGATGGTATTATTCTCAAAGTTATACGGATGTTCGCGGAATGGAACCAATAGGACATCTCACGGGAACGTCATGTGGAACGAGCTGGCTGTGGTTGGTCTACACCGGCGATGAAAGTTATGAAAGCGCCGTTCAGAATGCGGTTAAAGATAAGGCGGATGTACTTTTCGACGTTCAAACCGATTACAGTTACAAGTCATTCGTATTCGGGTTGTATTTCGAGAAATGTACGCGCGTATCGGGAATCGGAGTTAAGCTTCCGCAACGGTTACTGAAAAAGGAATGA
- a CDS encoding DUF423 domain-containing protein: protein MEFKNSKNLPLFFAAFFGFTGVAFGAFGAHGLKAILSPDLLIIFETGARYQLIHSVVLVILALSNKWSESKELRIGYWLIFSGILIFSGSLYTLSITGIKVLGAITPFGGIAFLLGWGFLGYSGIKGR, encoded by the coding sequence ATGGAATTCAAAAATTCTAAAAATCTTCCGTTATTCTTCGCGGCCTTTTTCGGATTCACCGGGGTTGCGTTCGGTGCCTTTGGAGCTCATGGATTAAAAGCGATCTTAAGTCCGGATTTGCTGATCATCTTCGAAACCGGGGCGCGTTACCAACTGATCCATTCCGTCGTTTTGGTGATATTAGCGCTTAGTAATAAATGGAGCGAATCGAAAGAATTAAGAATCGGATATTGGCTAATATTTTCAGGAATTTTAATATTCTCCGGTTCGCTTTATACATTATCGATTACCGGTATTAAAGTTTTGGGAGCGATTACTCCGTTCGGAGGAATCGCTTTTCTTCTTGGATGGGGATTTCTGGGCTACAGCGGAATAAAAGGACGCTGA
- a CDS encoding M23 family metallopeptidase, whose product MIDATRRSLGRLTFLIFVFCQTFPIGAKEDFSSDKLAIIKKGSTLPKVLTSGKQEEKKTQKKQGNPIGQVKTPKRGPGEIVEKKESLFSFTLSARKFAQGEVLFLSISPEPHLFSKLDRVKVTWDGNELPVSKKGGRISVFIPISPEFPKSSGVLEITERNLFRKNESKKYEIPIRKTVYATTKVSHLTMDKQYTSDKLPEETMAFIRECSEAKSKAFQSKTDLQIESDFEYPVSNPILNSPFYKRRIYNKEKGKPHGGADFKGGVGEPIYAINDGSVILSRPMHYEGNFTVIDHGSEIYSLYMHQSELLVKVGDKIKKGDLIGKVGSTGMSTGPHLHLGLRIHGTMVDPLSVIQTKLFSIKKDSRK is encoded by the coding sequence ATGATCGACGCGACCCGCCGGAGCCTTGGACGTTTAACCTTTTTAATTTTCGTCTTTTGTCAAACTTTTCCGATCGGGGCCAAAGAGGACTTCTCTTCCGATAAACTTGCGATAATAAAAAAAGGTTCCACACTTCCTAAAGTCTTAACTTCCGGAAAACAGGAAGAAAAAAAAACGCAGAAGAAGCAAGGCAATCCGATCGGGCAGGTAAAAACGCCTAAGCGAGGCCCGGGTGAAATTGTCGAAAAAAAAGAATCTCTTTTTTCATTCACGCTATCCGCTCGTAAGTTCGCTCAAGGAGAAGTACTTTTTCTTTCGATCTCTCCCGAACCGCATTTATTTTCGAAATTAGATCGAGTGAAAGTGACTTGGGATGGGAACGAATTGCCGGTTTCTAAAAAGGGGGGAAGGATATCGGTTTTTATTCCGATTTCTCCCGAATTCCCGAAATCTTCCGGAGTGCTCGAGATAACCGAAAGAAATTTATTTAGAAAAAACGAATCTAAGAAATACGAAATTCCGATTCGCAAAACCGTCTATGCTACGACGAAAGTCTCCCATTTAACCATGGATAAGCAATATACTTCGGATAAACTTCCGGAAGAAACGATGGCCTTTATTAGAGAATGCTCGGAAGCAAAATCCAAGGCATTCCAGTCGAAGACGGATTTGCAGATTGAATCGGATTTCGAATATCCGGTTTCAAATCCGATTTTAAACAGCCCGTTTTACAAAAGAAGAATTTATAATAAGGAAAAGGGAAAGCCGCATGGAGGAGCGGATTTTAAAGGCGGCGTAGGAGAACCTATTTACGCGATTAACGACGGGTCCGTGATTCTATCCAGGCCGATGCACTACGAAGGAAACTTTACCGTTATAGATCACGGATCGGAAATCTATTCGCTTTATATGCACCAATCGGAATTACTCGTAAAGGTTGGAGATAAAATTAAAAAAGGGGATTTAATCGGGAAAGTCGGATCGACGGGCATGTCGACGGGACCTCATTTGCACTTGGGTCTGCGTATCCACGGTACTATGGTAGATCCGTTATCGGTAATTCAAACCAAACTATTTTCGATAAAGAAAGACTCCCGGAAGTAG
- the rocD gene encoding ornithine--oxo-acid transaminase, whose translation MPTQSAQSYIDLERKFGAFNYEPLPVVLQRGKGIYLWDTEENKYFDFLSAYSAVNQGHCHPRIVESLISQAERLTLTSRAFYNDQLGVTEKFLCETFGFDRMLPMNTGVEAAETAVKLTRKWGYQVKGIPQDKAKIVFATGNFWGRSLGAISASTDPNSRKEFGPFIPGFIVIPYNDIHALKKELEDPNVAGFMVEPIQGEAGVILPDIGYLRKISQVCREKNVLLILDEIQTGLGRTGKLLAADHENIKPDLLVLGKALSGGTLPVSAVLSSDEVILTLKPGEHGSTFGGNPLASAVAKTAVQVILDEKLPDNAEQRGVEFREGMEILHKEYPDKIKQVRGKGLLNAVEFFPEKSGGSAAKKICYDLLDRGLLAKQTHDHTIRFAPPLCITGEEIQIAIAKISDSVRKTLD comes from the coding sequence ATGCCTACACAATCCGCACAATCATACATTGACTTGGAAAGAAAGTTCGGCGCCTTCAACTATGAGCCCCTTCCCGTCGTATTGCAAAGAGGAAAAGGAATTTATCTTTGGGATACCGAAGAAAATAAATATTTCGATTTCTTATCGGCATACAGTGCGGTAAATCAAGGGCATTGCCACCCTCGTATCGTCGAAAGTTTAATCTCGCAAGCCGAAAGGCTGACATTAACTTCCAGAGCTTTCTATAACGATCAATTAGGCGTCACCGAAAAATTCTTATGCGAGACCTTCGGTTTTGATAGAATGCTGCCCATGAATACGGGAGTAGAAGCTGCCGAAACTGCGGTGAAATTGACTCGTAAATGGGGATATCAAGTGAAGGGAATTCCCCAAGATAAGGCAAAAATCGTTTTCGCAACGGGTAATTTTTGGGGCAGAAGTTTAGGTGCAATTTCAGCTTCGACTGACCCGAATAGTCGGAAAGAATTCGGTCCTTTCATTCCGGGATTTATCGTTATACCTTATAACGACATTCATGCATTAAAAAAAGAATTAGAAGATCCTAATGTAGCTGGATTCATGGTCGAACCGATCCAGGGCGAAGCCGGAGTTATTCTTCCGGATATCGGATATTTAAGGAAAATTTCCCAAGTATGCCGGGAAAAAAACGTGCTGCTGATCCTGGATGAGATCCAGACCGGGTTAGGACGAACCGGAAAACTATTGGCTGCCGATCACGAGAATATAAAACCGGATCTGCTCGTTCTGGGAAAGGCGTTGTCCGGCGGAACTTTGCCGGTATCTGCCGTTCTTTCTTCCGATGAAGTTATTTTAACTTTGAAACCGGGTGAGCATGGATCCACTTTCGGCGGCAATCCTTTGGCGTCGGCGGTGGCAAAAACTGCGGTTCAAGTCATCCTCGATGAAAAACTACCCGATAATGCCGAACAACGCGGAGTTGAATTTCGGGAAGGCATGGAAATTCTACACAAAGAATATCCTGATAAGATAAAACAAGTTCGCGGAAAAGGCCTGCTCAATGCCGTTGAGTTCTTTCCCGAAAAATCGGGAGGGTCCGCGGCTAAAAAAATATGCTATGATTTGTTAGATCGAGGTTTACTTGCTAAGCAAACTCACGACCATACGATTCGTTTTGCGCCTCCTTTGTGTATTACCGGGGAGGAGATCCAGATTGCGATCGCAAAGATCTCGGATTCGGTTCGTAAAACCCTTGACTAA
- the fliW gene encoding flagellar assembly protein FliW: MVEIQSKPFGKIRVSERQMIRFPEGLLGFAGYKNFALIEEEEESVFKWLQSIDEVELAFVVIPPSLFKKEYLPSLNAEELSQIDLKEVSEALILVIVTIPGDDPASMTANLQGPILINKVTLTGRQFISRNEAHSVREKILESATVEMS; this comes from the coding sequence ATGGTCGAAATCCAAAGCAAACCCTTCGGAAAAATTCGAGTATCGGAGCGTCAAATGATTCGCTTTCCGGAAGGATTACTCGGTTTTGCGGGATACAAAAACTTCGCATTAATCGAAGAAGAGGAAGAATCCGTATTTAAATGGCTGCAGTCCATCGACGAAGTGGAGCTTGCTTTTGTGGTCATTCCCCCTTCCCTATTCAAGAAAGAATATTTGCCTTCCTTGAATGCCGAGGAACTTTCTCAGATCGATCTAAAGGAGGTTTCGGAGGCTCTTATTCTAGTAATCGTCACGATTCCCGGCGATGATCCGGCATCCATGACCGCGAATTTACAGGGTCCGATTTTGATAAATAAGGTCACCTTAACGGGTAGACAATTCATTTCAAGAAACGAAGCTCATTCCGTTCGAGAAAAGATTCTTGAAAGTGCTACCGTGGAGATGTCCTAA
- a CDS encoding flagellar hook-associated protein 3 produces the protein MRITNMMQNNTLVRTLNRHQVALDETQNQLGTGQRIKTPSDDPGRATNQMFFRSRINELETFQANIDDGFGRLQQIDGELDRIGNLFQRARVLAVQASNGIYQGDKGFELEVAVGKEIDELLRALVDIANTRDATGRPLFGGHVIERPPFEPIESKIKGLQGLELKNQYIGVEYRGDIGEQIREIEKGEYIPVTIPGNKVFWGTNMSVTSRVDNSGYVAVSDQKFKIDGAEIQVSAGDTIDDIIDKINNAPIEVKANKLAQDNISLSSTAPHQIWLEDIEGGTVLRDIGLIDSANSEPPNNYSKSATVTGLSIFDVLIQFRNDLIQKDQERISGRDIQDLDLALENVLRYRAITGARMNRMEEHSQRVEFDKSYMTELLAKNEGIDFPETIMNLKWLETIHQYALNVGSKIIKPTLMDFLR, from the coding sequence ATGCGGATCACGAACATGATGCAAAACAACACTCTGGTTAGGACGTTAAATCGTCATCAGGTTGCTTTGGATGAAACCCAAAACCAGTTAGGAACAGGACAGCGAATTAAAACACCGTCCGATGATCCGGGCCGAGCTACGAACCAAATGTTTTTTCGTTCTCGTATAAACGAACTGGAGACATTCCAAGCGAATATCGACGACGGATTCGGCAGACTCCAACAAATCGACGGTGAGTTGGATAGGATCGGAAATCTTTTTCAAAGAGCCAGAGTTCTTGCAGTTCAGGCATCCAACGGAATTTACCAAGGCGATAAGGGATTCGAACTGGAAGTCGCTGTCGGCAAGGAAATCGACGAGCTGCTCCGGGCCCTAGTAGACATCGCAAACACGCGTGACGCGACGGGACGTCCCCTTTTCGGAGGACACGTCATCGAACGCCCTCCCTTCGAACCCATCGAATCGAAAATCAAAGGTTTGCAAGGTCTTGAATTAAAGAATCAGTATATCGGCGTGGAATATCGAGGCGATATCGGCGAGCAGATTCGCGAAATTGAAAAGGGCGAATACATTCCAGTAACGATTCCCGGAAATAAAGTTTTCTGGGGAACGAATATGAGCGTTACGAGTCGTGTGGATAATTCCGGTTATGTAGCCGTTTCGGATCAGAAATTTAAGATCGACGGCGCCGAAATTCAAGTTTCTGCCGGTGATACGATCGATGATATTATTGATAAAATTAATAATGCGCCTATCGAAGTTAAGGCCAATAAACTCGCTCAGGATAATATCAGCTTAAGCTCGACTGCCCCTCACCAAATTTGGCTGGAAGACATCGAAGGCGGAACCGTTCTCCGAGACATCGGATTGATCGATTCGGCGAATTCCGAACCGCCTAATAATTATAGCAAATCCGCAACCGTCACCGGACTTTCCATTTTCGACGTGCTGATTCAATTCAGAAACGATCTGATTCAGAAAGATCAGGAAAGGATTTCGGGAAGAGACATTCAAGACTTGGACTTGGCATTGGAAAACGTACTTCGCTATCGCGCAATTACGGGAGCTAGAATGAATCGGATGGAAGAGCATTCTCAAAGAGTCGAATTCGATAAGTCTTACATGACGGAACTCCTCGCCAAGAATGAAGGTATAGACTTCCCGGAAACTATTATGAATCTAAAGTGGCTGGAAACGATTCATCAATATGCGTTGAATGTAGGTTCTAAAATTATTAAACCTACTCTGATGGACTTCCTCAGATAG
- a CDS encoding M48 family metallopeptidase, translating to MLNKRFYAFTLLVAFGIVLGFAVSVNKVGVEKPLTLAPAFQLLGKPVKTLDRAFTKILPIDNLDEKQLGDAIASRYANYGSTESPKDLAYLQGLIAKLTIGNKKGFNYRILIMETSQANAFAMPGGILFVTSGLLTSVKSEAELVAVLGHEIGHVELSHCMDGVRFELLSRKIGSATLGELADIATGILLRPSFSKNQESESDEYGYKILLREGYDPFAMGRMFQRLKESSGGTEGQESPIGEYFMTHPYLDLRSEKFREKAKKQEAGMYYVGEKNLSNRTSKFELEYEDEFIKRD from the coding sequence ATGTTAAATAAGAGATTTTATGCGTTTACTTTACTGGTTGCCTTCGGCATAGTTTTAGGGTTCGCGGTTTCGGTTAACAAAGTCGGCGTGGAAAAACCGCTAACATTAGCACCTGCATTTCAATTACTCGGTAAACCGGTAAAAACTTTAGACAGAGCGTTTACTAAGATTCTTCCGATCGACAATCTGGATGAAAAGCAACTAGGCGATGCCATTGCAAGTAGATACGCAAATTACGGAAGTACGGAAAGTCCGAAAGATTTAGCGTACTTGCAAGGGTTAATCGCTAAACTTACGATAGGGAATAAGAAGGGATTTAATTATAGAATTCTAATTATGGAAACTTCACAGGCCAACGCTTTTGCAATGCCGGGCGGTATTCTATTCGTGACGTCCGGGCTGTTAACTTCCGTAAAATCCGAAGCCGAGTTGGTGGCAGTATTGGGACATGAGATCGGGCATGTCGAACTTTCGCATTGTATGGATGGGGTCCGCTTTGAATTATTAAGTCGCAAAATCGGTTCTGCGACATTGGGCGAGCTTGCCGACATCGCCACGGGAATTCTACTACGACCTTCTTTCAGTAAAAATCAGGAAAGCGAATCCGACGAATACGGGTATAAAATTCTGCTTAGAGAAGGATACGATCCGTTTGCCATGGGGCGTATGTTTCAGAGATTAAAGGAATCGTCTGGTGGAACCGAAGGACAGGAATCTCCGATCGGTGAATATTTTATGACCCATCCATACTTGGACCTTCGTTCCGAAAAGTTTCGGGAGAAGGCAAAAAAACAAGAAGCCGGGATGTATTATGTCGGAGAAAAAAACCTGTCTAATCGAACGAGTAAGTTCGAATTGGAATATGAGGATGAATTTATAAAAAGAGATTAG